A segment of the Chryseobacterium scophthalmum genome:
TTGAAAATCGCAGGAAAAAACAATGCTCTGATTTACATCAACGGTAGAAAGACCAACATGGATGCAGAATCTTTGACGCAGCTATTGAAAAATACACCTGCAGAAAATATTCAGAAAATAGAAGTTATCACAGTTCCTGGAAGTGAATTTCAGGTAGAGTCTTCAGACGGAATCATCAATATCGTGATGAAGAAAAAAATGAGTGACGGTCTCAACGGAAACATGAGAATGGCCAACTCTCAGAATAAATACAACGCAAGTTCTGCAAGTTTTTCTGCGAACTATAGAAAAGACAAGCTTGGAATAAGTGCCAATTTAAATGGTGGAGAAAACATTCAGGCACAACAATATACTTTACGAAACGGAAACAATACTTCTTCTAACGAATCTGTAGGAAATATTGATGATCCTAACCAAAGTATTGGCGGTTATATGAATATCGATTATCAGCTAACTGACAAAAGCAACCTTGCCTTAACATGGAATACCTCAGCTAACAAAAGCTATAATTCTACTGTAAATCTATTTAATACCATTCGCTCTTTTGACAGTGTAGAAAATAAGTATGTAGAAAACTACACCAACTCAAAAAATAAAGAAGATGCCCGCTCTTATAACAATTCATTGAATTTGAATTACGAACTAAAAACAGATTCTTTAGGAAGTAAATTAAATCTAAATGCAGCTTATCTTAATTATAAAAGATTTCAGTTTACTGACAACAGAACAATTATTTCTGACATCAACAAAAACGACATAAGGCTCGGAAGACAGGTATTTCAGAATTTACCACAGGTTATCAATAACTTCTCGGGAACTGTAGATTACATCAAAAAATTTAAAAACGATTTTACAGTTTCAGTAGGTGGAAATTATAATAAAACAAAAACCGATAACGATACAAAGAACGACACCTTAGATTATTTGTATAATAATAACGGAGAATTAATCGGTACAACAACAAAACCCACTCCCAATCATTTCGTTTATGATGAAAATATCTATGGGGTTTATTTGACTTTAGAGAAGAAATTTTCAGATAAATTTTCTGGAAAGCTTGGTACAAGATATGAGATTACCAATAGTATAGGAACCTCAGATAACGCCCCAACTCCAGAACTTCAAAAAATAGAAAGGAATTATAACAATTTCTTGCCTTACGTAAGTCTTAACTATGCCTTTAATGATAATCATAATGTTTCGTATGCGTTTTCAAGCAGAATGAGAAGACCAAGCTTTTGGGAGATTAATCCGGTAAGAAATATTTTGACGGAAGATAATTATACACAAAACAACCCGTTTGTAAAAGCTTCATCAACTTACAATCAGGAATTGACGTATATGTATAAAAGTTCTTATTTCTTGATTTTGAATCATTCTTATTTCAAAGACCAGATTACACAAGTACCATTGCAGAGAGACATTCTGAAGCCAAGATTAGATGGTATGGGAAATCCTATAAAAGATGATAGTGGCAACATTATTATGGATCCGCATAAAGAGTTGAGATACATCCGAACCAATTTTGGAGATAAACAGGAAATGTCTGCCATGGTGGGAGTTCAGAAAACATTTTTCAAACAATATTTGACTACCAATTTTAATATTGGTGTTCAGCACAATATCAATAACGGAAGTTTGAGTGTAGATCCTACTTCAGGAGATATATTCCCTGCTTACATCAACAAAAGAAGTTCTACAAGTATTGTAATTCAGACTAACAACACTCTTCGTTTAGACAAAAAGAAAACTTGGTTTTTAGGCGTTAATTATTTCTTTGTTGACAAACAGCAAATTGAATTAGGAGTATTAAGAAACTTAATGAGCCTTGATTTAAGCCTTAAGAAAAACTGGAACGACTGGACTTTTGCTCTTAACGTAAATGACGTATTAAATACCAATATCATAGAAATTGAAGATTACCAAGCTAACGGAAATTACAATTACATTCATCAAAACAGATACAACAGAGGCGGAACTTTTAGCATTACTTATACTTTCGGAAACCAAAAAGTGAAGAAAGTAAGAAACATAGAAAGTGCTTCAGACGATATCAAAAGCAGAACACGTTAACATTCAATCTTTCATATATTTTATTTTGTAAGAAACCCATCAAGAAATTGGTGGGTTTCGTTTATATTTATGATTATGAAAAAAAATCTGACAATTTTATTTTTGCTTTTAATTATTTTTAGCTGTAAAGAAAAAACAATAAATATCAGTAAAGACATTACTTTCGATAAACAAATGGATGTCTCTTACGGAAATGATTCTGAACAAAAATTAGATTTATATATTCCCAAAAACACTCAACAAAATAAAAATTTATTTATCATCATTCATGGTGGAGGTTGGAAAGCAGGGAATAAATCTCAGCTTACTTATTTCATTTTGTCGATGATGGAGAAATTCCCGAAAAGTGTTTTTGCAAACATTAATTACAGATTGGCTTCAGAAAATCGTTTCGGAATTCCAAATCAGACCGACGATATTAATAGAGTAATTTTATTTTTAGAAAAAACATTGAAATTCAAACCCAATATCATTCTTCTCGGAAACAGTGCGGGTGGTCATTTATCAATGCTTTATTCATATAAATCTGATGGTAAAGCCAATATAAAAGCAGTAGTAAATATCGTCGGTCCAGCCGATTTATCAGATCCAAGTTTTAAAAATTATTATGATTATTCATTTGTCGAAAATCATTTGGTTGATTCAACTCTACTTTCTAACGGAATTTCTATGGAAAATTTTGCAAGCCCAGTTTATTGGATTAATAAAACGTCTCCACCAACAATTTCTTTTTACGGAAACAATGATCAGGTTATTCCACTATCGCAGAAGAAAATTTTAGATTCTATTTTAAATAAGAACCAGGTTTTTAATGAGTCTTATGAGTTTTCGGGAGGTCATTTAGATTGGGCGAATGAGAAAAATGCTCCGTTTGTAATCAATTCGATTAGTGAATTTTTAAAGCAAATTGACAAAAATAAAACGCCTTGAAAAATTTCAAAGCGTTTTATTATTTAATTAAATATTTTAATGATTATTCAGACTTAACAACTTCTGTTCTTTCCGAAACTCCGTTTGCATTAAATGCTTCAATCTGGAAATAATAAGAATCTACACGGTCTGCTCCGGTGAAGAAATATTCGTTTTTTCCGTACACCATAATGCTTCCGTATAATTTATCCGGAGATTTTCCCCAATAAATAACATAGCCATCAGCTTCTGAGTTTTGTTGCCATTTCATCCAGATGCTTCTTCTTTCACCGTATTTTTTTGGATCGGCTCTTAACGGAACAAAGTTCTGAACTTTTGAAGGTTTCGCACCCGCTCCTTTTCCAAAAACTCTGAAACCGCTTAATGCAAATTTTCCTGTAGGCATTTTTAGATTTTCCATTTTTAAAAATCTTGCTTCGGCAGGTTTTTCCAATTCTACATAATCATGAGGAACATCTTTTGTGTTCTTACTTTTATCAACAATTACTTTCCATTTTTTACCGTCATTTGAGCCATAGATTTTATACTGATGCATTTTGCCTTCCGTTTTTCCCATAAATTCAACATCCTGATCTGCATAATTTACCTGAATTGCATTAATCGTAGAAACTTCACCTAAATCAGTCTGAAACCATTCCCCGGAATTTCCGGTTTTGGCACTCCAGTACGTTTTAATATCTTCATCTACAGCATTATTGGAATGATAACCTCCTAAAGTAGACGAAACCTGAACGGGTTTATTGTAATTTAACAACATCCAGCCTGTGAAAAGTCCTTTAGAAAAATCTTTTCCCTGCGCAAACTGCGGAAGCAAAGTCGGATAATCACCATAAGCAGTGTTGGTGTACATTACATCATCTTTATCGAAACCTGCAGGCCAAATTCCTAAACGTCTTTCAAAATTATTTTTAGTGGAAATAAAAATAGTTGAAACATGCCACCAGTTTTTATAATTATCTTCGAAAGTTGCACCATGACCCGCTCCTCTTGCAAAACCTCCCGGTTTATAAGAGAATGGATTGTGCTGTTGGTATTCGTAACCTTCCAAAGGATTTTTAGAAACATACACACCGTCAGAATATCCGCTGAATTCTGTTGCCGGAGCACCGTACTGCATGTAATATTTGTCTTTATATTTGGTTACCCAAGCTCCTTCCACAAAAGGTTGA
Coding sequences within it:
- a CDS encoding alpha/beta hydrolase, with translation MKKNLTILFLLLIIFSCKEKTINISKDITFDKQMDVSYGNDSEQKLDLYIPKNTQQNKNLFIIIHGGGWKAGNKSQLTYFILSMMEKFPKSVFANINYRLASENRFGIPNQTDDINRVILFLEKTLKFKPNIILLGNSAGGHLSMLYSYKSDGKANIKAVVNIVGPADLSDPSFKNYYDYSFVENHLVDSTLLSNGISMENFASPVYWINKTSPPTISFYGNNDQVIPLSQKKILDSILNKNQVFNESYEFSGGHLDWANEKNAPFVINSISEFLKQIDKNKTP
- a CDS encoding discoidin domain-containing protein, translating into MSKRLYLSMVILLCFFSNAQQKTFCNPINIDYGYTPFEVFSKQGKHRATADPVIVNFQKKLFLFSTNQEGYWYSDNMLDWKFVKRKFLRDNKYTHDLNAPAVWAMKDTLYVYGSTWEQDFPIWKSTNPTKDDWKIAVDTLKVGAWDPAFHYDEDKNKLYLYWGSSNEWPLLGTEVKVKNLQSEGFVKPILRLKPEDHGWERFGEYNDNVFLQPFVEGAWVTKYKDKYYMQYGAPATEFSGYSDGVYVSKNPLEGYEYQQHNPFSYKPGGFARGAGHGATFEDNYKNWWHVSTIFISTKNNFERRLGIWPAGFDKDDVMYTNTAYGDYPTLLPQFAQGKDFSKGLFTGWMLLNYNKPVQVSSTLGGYHSNNAVDEDIKTYWSAKTGNSGEWFQTDLGEVSTINAIQVNYADQDVEFMGKTEGKMHQYKIYGSNDGKKWKVIVDKSKNTKDVPHDYVELEKPAEARFLKMENLKMPTGKFALSGFRVFGKGAGAKPSKVQNFVPLRADPKKYGERRSIWMKWQQNSEADGYVIYWGKSPDKLYGSIMVYGKNEYFFTGADRVDSYYFQIEAFNANGVSERTEVVKSE
- a CDS encoding outer membrane beta-barrel family protein — its product is MKTQIFIAALFFSGFTFAQEKKSDTVKTQKIEEVVLKKQVFKKQSDRFVYDVAASPVTKGNTTFDLLKQTPLLSSTDDKTLKIAGKNNALIYINGRKTNMDAESLTQLLKNTPAENIQKIEVITVPGSEFQVESSDGIINIVMKKKMSDGLNGNMRMANSQNKYNASSASFSANYRKDKLGISANLNGGENIQAQQYTLRNGNNTSSNESVGNIDDPNQSIGGYMNIDYQLTDKSNLALTWNTSANKSYNSTVNLFNTIRSFDSVENKYVENYTNSKNKEDARSYNNSLNLNYELKTDSLGSKLNLNAAYLNYKRFQFTDNRTIISDINKNDIRLGRQVFQNLPQVINNFSGTVDYIKKFKNDFTVSVGGNYNKTKTDNDTKNDTLDYLYNNNGELIGTTTKPTPNHFVYDENIYGVYLTLEKKFSDKFSGKLGTRYEITNSIGTSDNAPTPELQKIERNYNNFLPYVSLNYAFNDNHNVSYAFSSRMRRPSFWEINPVRNILTEDNYTQNNPFVKASSTYNQELTYMYKSSYFLILNHSYFKDQITQVPLQRDILKPRLDGMGNPIKDDSGNIIMDPHKELRYIRTNFGDKQEMSAMVGVQKTFFKQYLTTNFNIGVQHNINNGSLSVDPTSGDIFPAYINKRSSTSIVIQTNNTLRLDKKKTWFLGVNYFFVDKQQIELGVLRNLMSLDLSLKKNWNDWTFALNVNDVLNTNIIEIEDYQANGNYNYIHQNRYNRGGTFSITYTFGNQKVKKVRNIESASDDIKSRTR